The Halomonas elongata DSM 2581 DNA segment CACCCATGTCCACCTCATTGTAGGTGGTCAGCATGGCAGCGGTCTGCTGGGCCTCGACCAGACGCTTGGCGATGGTCTTGCGCAGCCGGGTCATCGGCACGCGCTTCTCGGGGCGCTCGCCCTCGACGGCCGGAGCTGCTGCCGCAGCGGCCGGCTTGGAACCGGCGGAGGACTTGGCAGCCGTCTTCTTGGCGGAGCCATCCTTCACGGCCTTCTGCACGTCTTCCTTGAGAATGCGCCCGCCCTTGCCGGTGCCTTCGATCTTGTTGACGTCCAGATCGTGTTCGGCGACCAGCTTGCGCGCCGCCGGTGCCAGGATCTTGTCGCCGACCTTCTCGTCGCTTTCGCCATCATCGGCGGAGGCCGCTGCCTTGTCCTCGCCGGCGCTCGGTGCGGCATCGCCACCGGCACCTTCACCGAACAGCGCCAGAACAGCTTCCGACTCGACCTGGCTGCCTTCTTCGGCCTTGATCTCGATCAGGGCGCCATCGGCGGGTGCGACCACTTCGAGCACCACCTTGTCGGTCTCGATCTCGGCCAGCACCTCGTCACGCTTGACCGCTTCGCCGACCTGCTTGTTCCAGCTGGCCACGGTGCCTTCCTGGATGGACTCGGGGAAGGTCGGCGCCTTCACCTCGTGCTGAGCGCCACCAGCGGCCGGCTTGGCCTCGCCGGCGGCGTCTCCAGCAGCCGGCTTGTCACCCTCGGACTCCTCGGATTTGCCCTCGGACTTGTCCGCATTTCCGGCTTCGCCACTCGCCTGACCTTCGCCGAGACGGCCCAGGACCTGCTCGGATTCCACGGTGTCGCCTTCTTCCGCCAGCACTTCGGTCAGGGTACCGGCCTCGGGTGCCACGACCTCGAGCACCACCTTGTCGGTCTCGATCTCGACGATCAGTTCATCGCGCTCGACGCTATCGCCCGGCTTCTTGTGCCAGGCGGCCACGCTGCCCTCGGCAACGGATTCCGGAAAGGAGGGTGCCTTGATCTCGGTAGCCATGTCGTTTCCCTTATGTGTTCTCTCTCGTCCCGGTGGGTCGCCTCAGAGATTGAAGGCGTCTTCCACCAACTGGCGCTGCTGTTCGGTATGCACGGACATATAGCCCGCTGCGGGAGCGGCGGAGGCCGGTCGGCCGGCGAACTTGAGACGCCCGCCCAATCCGGTCTTCAGACGCTCGACAGCGATCCGCATGTGATGCTGGCTGGGATACCAGGCGCCCTGGTTCAACGGCTCCTCCTGGCACCACACCACCTCGGTGACGTTGGTGTAGTCCTTGATCGCCTCGAAGAGCTCCTCCTCGGGGAAGGGATAGAGCTGTTCGAGTCGCAGGATGGCCACGTCGTCACGGGCGTTTTCCTCGCGCCAGTTGGCCAGGTCGTAATAGACCTTGCCGGCACACAGGATGATGCGCTCCACCTTGGCGGCGTCGCGCTTGCCCTGGTCGGGCAGCACCATCTGGAAATGGCCATTGGCCAGTTCGTCGAGGTCCGACGTTGCTTCCTTGTGGCGCAGCAGGCTCTTGGGCGACATCACCACCAGCGGCTTGCGCAGCTTGCGGATGACCTGACGGCGCAACAGGTGGAAGATCTGTGCCGGCGTGGTGGGCACGCAGACCTGCATGTTGTGTTCAGCACACAGCTGCAGGAAACGCTCCAGGCGCGCCGAGGAGTGCTCGGGCCCCTGCCCTTCGTAGCCATGGGGCAGCAGCATGGTCAGGCCGCACAGCCGCTCCCACTTGGTCTCGCCGGACGAGATGAACTGGTCGACCACCACCTGGGCGCCGTTGAAGAAGTCCCCGAACTGGGCTTCCCAGATCACCAGGTCGTTGGGCGCGGTGGTGGAATAGCCGTATTCGAACGCCAGCACGGCTTCTTCCGAGAGGAAGGAGTCGTGGATGGTGAAGGTCGGTTGTCCTTCGGCAAGATGCTGCAACGGCACATAGGTCGTGCCATCGTTCTGGTTGTGTATGACCGCATGGCGGTGGGAGAAGGTACCGCGGCCGCTGTCCTGACCGGTCAGGCGCACCGGGTGGCCCTCATCCAGCAGGGTGGCATAGGCCAGGGTTTCGGCGAAGCCCCAGTTGACCGCCATCCCACCGGCCTGCATCTTGCGCCGGTCGTCGTAGATCTTGGCGACCTGACGCTGGACGGCGACACCGTCGGGAATCGTGCACATCTTCGCCGCCAGCCGCTGCAGGCGCTTCATGTCGATGCTGGTGTCGGTATAGCCGGACCACTCGTGGCCGAGATAGGGCTTCCAGTCGACGAAAAGGGCGGTGTTGGGTTGCTGGACCAGGGCATTGGCCACATGGTTGCCGGCCACCAGGTCGTCGCGGTAGGTCTCGACCATCGCCTTGATCTCGTCCTCGGAGAGCAGGCCTTCGCCCACCAGGCGCTTGGCGTACAAGGCGCGCGAGGAAGGATGGTCCTTGATCTTGCGATACATCATCGGCTGGGTGCCGGAGGGTTCGTCGGCCTCGTTGTGGCCGCGCCGACGATAGCAGACCAGGTCGATGACCACGTCCTTCTTGAACTGCTGGCGATAGTCCAGCGCCACCTGGGTCGCATGCAGCACGGCATCCGGATCGTCGCCATTGACGTGGAAGATCGGCGCCTGGACCATCTTGGCGATGTCGGTGCAGTACTCGGTGGAACGCGAGTCACGGGGATGCGAAGTCGTGAAGCCCACCTGGTTGTTGATCACGATGTGTATCGTGCCGCCGGTCTCGAAGGCGCGGGTCTGGGACATCTGGAAGGTTTCCATGACCACGCCCTGACCGGCGAAGGCCGCATCGCCGTGCACGTTGATCGGCAGCACCTTGCCGCCATCCGGGTCGCTGCGGCGGTCCTGGCGGGCCCGTACCGAGCCCTCGACCACCGGCGCGACGATCTCCAGGTGCGACGGGTTGAACGACAGCGCCAGGTGAACCTCGCCTCCCGGCGTCATGACGTTGGAACTGAAGCCCTGGTGATACTTGACGTCACCGGAACCACGCTCGACCACTTTCTTGCCATCGAACTCGTCGATCAGTTCGGAGGGGTTCTTGCCGAGGATGTTGACCAGAACATTGAGACGGCCGCGGTGGGCCATGCCGATGACGACTTCCTTGGTACCGTAGCCGCCACTGCGCTGGATCAGCTCGTCCATCATGGGGATGAAGGACTCCCCCCCTTCCAGACCGAAACGCTTGGTCCCCGGATACTTCGAGGCCAGATAGCTTTCCAGACCCTCGGCGGCGGTCAGACGCTCCAGCACATGCTTGCGCACCTCGTCGCTGAACTTCGGTGCGCTGCGCACCGACTCGAAGCGCTGCTGCAACCAGCGTTTCTCCTCGGTGTCGACGATATGCATGATCTCGCAACCGATACTGCGGCAGTAGGTCTGCTGCAGCGCTTCGACGATCTCCTTCAGCGGTGCCTTGTCGGCGCCCAGGAAGAACGAGCCGGTCTGGAATTCGGTGTCCAGGTCGGACTGGGAGAGCTGATGGAAGGAGAGGTCGAGATCGGGAACGGGCGTCGGGCTACGCAGGCCCAGGGGGTCGATATCGGCCTTCTGGTGTCCGCGAACGCGGTAGGCGTTGATCAGCTGCAGGACCTTGACCTGCTTCTTGTTCTCGCCGCTGTCGGGCGAGGTGGCCTGAGCGGTACGCCGCTGCTGGCCTAGCTGATAGAACTGTTCGCGGGTAGGGGCAAGCGGAACGTCGCGGGTGGCGCTGCCTTCGGGTGTCGGCAGTGTATCGAAGTACTCTCGCCATTCGTCGGGAACGGCTTTGGGATCATCCAGATACTGCTCGTAGAGCGCTTCCACGTAGTGGACATTGCTGCCACTGACATGCGAGGAGCGCCACATCAACTCCATTATGCCTTGTTGCATCTCTCGGTCACCCTGCACTGATGGGGTGGTATCGGCGTCGCACGGCTCATCCGTGACGACATCGGTGGCGGCCACCGATGGTGGACCCGCCCTTGATTTCGATGGTCGAAAGCCGGTGCACAGGGCACCGGCTTTCGACGAATCACCGGGTCAGGGTTGCGGCATTACGCCGCAACTCAGGGCCGGTGAGTATGATAACAAGCCGCGAGCCATCATTTAAGTGGCATTGGCCAGCAACATCTCCCGGATCTTGCCGATGGCACGTGTCGGGTTGAGCCCCTTGGGACAGACCGCCACGCAATTCATGATGCCCCGGCAACGGAACACGCTGAACGGATCCTCGAGTTCGGCCAGGCGCTCACGCGTGGCCTCGTCGCGGGAATCCGCCAGGAAACGGTAAGCCTGCAGCAGGCCGGCAGGTCCGACGAACTTGTCCGGATTCCACCAGAACGACGGGCAGGAGGTCGAGCAGCAGGCACACAGGATGCACTCGTAGAGGCCGTCGAGCTTGTCGCGATCCTCCGGTGATTGCAGCCGCTCGATGGCCGGCGCCGGGTTATCGTTCTGCAGATACGGCTGGATGCGCTCGTACTGCTTGTAGAACAGCCCCATGTCGACCACCAGGTCACGGATCACCGGCAGGCCGGGCAGCGGACGCAGCGTCAGCTTGCCCTTCTTGACCACCTCGGACAGCGGCGTGATGCAGGCCAGGCCGTTCTTGCCGTTCATGTTCATGCCGTCGGAGCCACACACCCCTTCACGGCAGCTACGGCGAAAGGCCAGGCCGCTGTCCTGCTCCTTCACCATGTGCAGGACATCCAGGACCATGATGTCACGGCCCTGAGTGTCGATCTGGAACTCTTCCATGTAGGGGGCAGAGTCCGTTTCCGGATTGTAGCGGTACAGAGATACCTGAAGCGTGGACATCGTGACTCCCCTTTTAGTAGGTGCGAACTTTCGGCTCGAACATGTCGACGGTCTTGGGCGCGAAGTTGACCTCGCGCTGCCCCAGACGCTTCTCCGCCGGGAAGTACATCGAATGCTTCAGCCAGTTGGCGTCGTCGCGATCCGGATAGTCGTAGCGAGAATGCGCGCCACGGCTTTCCTTGCGCTCCAGGGCAGCGATGGCGGTAGCCTCGGCGACCTCCATCAGGTTGTCCAGCTCCAGCGCCTCGACACGCGCGGTGTTGAAGGCCTTCGACTTGTCCGGCAGATAGGCGTTGGCGATCCGCTCGCGCAGTTCGGCCAGTTGCTGAACGCCCTTCTGCATGTTGTCTTCCTGACGGAAGACGCCGAAATCGCTCTGCATGATCTCCTGCAGCGCACGCTTGAGTTCAGGCACGCTCTCGCCGCCTTCGGACTCGTCCCAGCGATTGATCCGGCGCATGGCCGCTTCGATGTCATCGTCGCTGGCCGCCAGATAGTCGATCCCTTCATTGAGGGCGCTCTCGATGAACATGCCGGCGGCACGGCCGAACACCACCAGGTCGAGCAGCGAGTTGCCGCCCAGGCGGTTGGCGCCATGCACGGAAACGCACGCTGCTTCGCCCACGGCGTACAGGCCATTGACGATCTGGTCGTTGCCATCGGCATCCTGGGCAATGGCCTGGCCATGCACGTTGGTGGCCACGCCACCCATCATGTAGTGGCAGGTCGGCACCACCGGGATCGGCTCCTTGGCCGGATCCACATGGGCAAAGGTCTTGGACAGCTCGACGATGCCCGGCAGGCGCTTGCCAAGCACTTCTTCGCCGAGATGATCCAGCTTGAGGTAGACGTGATCGCCGTTCTCGCCGCAACCGCGACCCTCGAGGATCTCCATGACCATGGAACGCGCGACCACGTCGCGGCCGGCCAGGTCCTTGGCATTGGGGGCGTAGCGCTCCATGAAGCGTTCGCCGTCCTTGTTGACGAGGTAGCCACCCTCGCCACGGCAACCTTCGGTCACCAGCACGCCGGCGCCATAGATGCCGGTGGGGTGGAACTGCCACATCTCCATGTCCTGCATCGGAATGCCGGCACGCAGCGCCATGCCGATACCGTCGCCGGTATTGATCAGGGCATTGGTGGTAGAGGAATAGATGCGACCGGAACCGCCTGTCGCCAGCACGGTGGCCTTGGCCTTGACGTGCACGACTTCGCCGGTCTCGATATCCATGGCGATGCAGCCCACCACGTCGCCGTTGGCGTTCTTGACCAGATCGACGGCATACCACTCGTTGAGGAAGGTGGTCTGGTTCTTCAGGTTATTCTGGTAAAGGGTATGCAGCAGCGCATGGCCGGTACGGTCGGCCGCCGCACAGGTCCGGGCCGCCTGCCCGCCCTTGCCGAAATCCTTGGACTGACCGCCGAAGGGCCGCTGATAGATGCGTCCGTTCTCGAAACGCGAGAACGGCAGCCCCATGTGCTCGAGTTCGAAGACCGCCTTGGGGCCCTCGGAACACATGTATTCGGCCGCTTCCTGGTCGGTGATGTAATCGCCGCCCTTGACGGTGTCATACATGTGCCAGCGCCAGTCGTCGTTGGGGTCGGCCGAGGCGATGGCGCAGGTGATGCCGCCCTGGGCGGACACGGTGTGCGAACGGGTCGGGAAGACCTTGGAAAGAACGGCGGTCTTCTTGCCGGACTTGGCCAGCTCCAGAGCGGCCCGCATGCCGGAACCGCCACCGCCGATGATGATGGCGTCGAATGTCAGACTACGCATGTTGGACATGAATCAGGCTCCCCACAGAACTTGGATGCCCCAGACCAGGAACACGAAGATGGCCAGGATGATGATGGACTGGGCGGCGACACGGATGCCGGTCGGCTTGATGTAGTCGGTGGTCACGGTCCACAGGCCGACCCAGGCATGAGCCGACAGCGACACGAAAGCCAGCAGCGAGAAGATCCGCATCCAGGTCTGGGCGAACAGACCGCTCCAGGTGGCGTAATCCAGCCCCGGGGAAAACAGCAGGTAGCCGACGATAAAGAGTGTGTAGAGGGCCAGGACGATGGCCGAAGCGCGCTGCACGAGCCAGTCGGAAAGCCCGCTGCGCCCGAGATTCGTGATGTTGGTTACCATACCCAGACTCCCGCCAGAATGATCAGGACCGCACTCACCGCCACGGTGATCTGCGCCTTCTTGACGCCACCCTCGAGGGTCACGCCGATATCGATATCCATCAGCAGGTGCTTGATACCGGCCACGAAGTGGAACGCCAGCGCGGACAGCAGCCCCCAGGCAATCAGCTTCGCCAGGAAGTTATGCGCCAGAGCGTGCTGCACGCTCGCGAAGCCTTCAGCCGACGACAGCGACGCATCCAGCGCCCAGAAGCCAAAGATCAAGCCAATGAAGAGAATGACGCCGGTAATGCGGTGCGCAATGGACGTCAAGGCGGGAAGGGGAAACTGTATCGTGGACAGATCCAGATTTACGGGTCGTTTGCTATTCACGGCTCTATACACACTCTCTTGGCCCGCCGCTGGGCACTCGTGCATGCCCCCGAAGCGGGCGGTGGTTTCGGGAAGGGGCAGTCGTGACCGACACGGTCACGATTGCCGTTTCCTGCCAGTCGCGGGACAAGATTATAGGGTCATGCCCCACCTGTGACAAATCGGCCCCCGGTTCCCACGGCCATGACAGGACATATCAAAGCAGGAAATTTCGATGGCTTCGTCACCGCTTCTTTCCCACCCCGGCGGTTCATGTGGAGGCCGCGTCATGCATGGTGCGAAGCATCATTTCATGTACAAAAGCCATACACCGAACACGAACTGGTAGAACTAATGGCGCCGATAGGCCAATTGACAATCGTGAGCACGCTTCTATAGTGGGCAAACCTTTTTGCCGGCAAGTCCTGCGAGATAGCGACTTATCGGCTCATCATGAACACGCAGAGGAGGCCATCATGGCTGACAGGAAAGCGACTTTGACGGTAGAGGGCCTAGACAAGCCGATCGAGCTGCCGATCTACTCCGGCACGCGCGGGCCGGACGTGATCGACGTTCGCGGCCTGGGCTCGGAAGGTCTCTTCACCTATGATCCCGGCTTCATGGCCACCTCCTCGTGCCAATCCGCCATTACCTACA contains these protein-coding regions:
- the odhB gene encoding 2-oxoglutarate dehydrogenase complex dihydrolipoyllysine-residue succinyltransferase, with translation MATEIKAPSFPESVAEGSVAAWHKKPGDSVERDELIVEIETDKVVLEVVAPEAGTLTEVLAEEGDTVESEQVLGRLGEGQASGEAGNADKSEGKSEESEGDKPAAGDAAGEAKPAAGGAQHEVKAPTFPESIQEGTVASWNKQVGEAVKRDEVLAEIETDKVVLEVVAPADGALIEIKAEEGSQVESEAVLALFGEGAGGDAAPSAGEDKAAASADDGESDEKVGDKILAPAARKLVAEHDLDVNKIEGTGKGGRILKEDVQKAVKDGSAKKTAAKSSAGSKPAAAAAAPAVEGERPEKRVPMTRLRKTIAKRLVEAQQTAAMLTTYNEVDMGAVMDLRAQYKETFLKAHDTKLGFMGFFVKAASEALKRFPDVNASIDGTDIVYHGYQDIGVAVSTDRGLVVPVLRDTDSMKIADVEKGIVDFGKRARDGKLGIDEMQGGTFTITNGGIFGSLLSTPIINPPQTAILGMHKIQERPMAVNGKVEIRPMMYLALSYDHRMIDGKDAVQFLVTIKELLEDPARLLLDI
- a CDS encoding 2-oxoglutarate dehydrogenase E1 component, encoding MQQGIMELMWRSSHVSGSNVHYVEALYEQYLDDPKAVPDEWREYFDTLPTPEGSATRDVPLAPTREQFYQLGQQRRTAQATSPDSGENKKQVKVLQLINAYRVRGHQKADIDPLGLRSPTPVPDLDLSFHQLSQSDLDTEFQTGSFFLGADKAPLKEIVEALQQTYCRSIGCEIMHIVDTEEKRWLQQRFESVRSAPKFSDEVRKHVLERLTAAEGLESYLASKYPGTKRFGLEGGESFIPMMDELIQRSGGYGTKEVVIGMAHRGRLNVLVNILGKNPSELIDEFDGKKVVERGSGDVKYHQGFSSNVMTPGGEVHLALSFNPSHLEIVAPVVEGSVRARQDRRSDPDGGKVLPINVHGDAAFAGQGVVMETFQMSQTRAFETGGTIHIVINNQVGFTTSHPRDSRSTEYCTDIAKMVQAPIFHVNGDDPDAVLHATQVALDYRQQFKKDVVIDLVCYRRRGHNEADEPSGTQPMMYRKIKDHPSSRALYAKRLVGEGLLSEDEIKAMVETYRDDLVAGNHVANALVQQPNTALFVDWKPYLGHEWSGYTDTSIDMKRLQRLAAKMCTIPDGVAVQRQVAKIYDDRRKMQAGGMAVNWGFAETLAYATLLDEGHPVRLTGQDSGRGTFSHRHAVIHNQNDGTTYVPLQHLAEGQPTFTIHDSFLSEEAVLAFEYGYSTTAPNDLVIWEAQFGDFFNGAQVVVDQFISSGETKWERLCGLTMLLPHGYEGQGPEHSSARLERFLQLCAEHNMQVCVPTTPAQIFHLLRRQVIRKLRKPLVVMSPKSLLRHKEATSDLDELANGHFQMVLPDQGKRDAAKVERIILCAGKVYYDLANWREENARDDVAILRLEQLYPFPEEELFEAIKDYTNVTEVVWCQEEPLNQGAWYPSQHHMRIAVERLKTGLGGRLKFAGRPASAAPAAGYMSVHTEQQRQLVEDAFNL
- a CDS encoding succinate dehydrogenase iron-sulfur subunit; the protein is MSTLQVSLYRYNPETDSAPYMEEFQIDTQGRDIMVLDVLHMVKEQDSGLAFRRSCREGVCGSDGMNMNGKNGLACITPLSEVVKKGKLTLRPLPGLPVIRDLVVDMGLFYKQYERIQPYLQNDNPAPAIERLQSPEDRDKLDGLYECILCACCSTSCPSFWWNPDKFVGPAGLLQAYRFLADSRDEATRERLAELEDPFSVFRCRGIMNCVAVCPKGLNPTRAIGKIREMLLANAT
- the sdhA gene encoding succinate dehydrogenase flavoprotein subunit, with the translated sequence MSNMRSLTFDAIIIGGGGSGMRAALELAKSGKKTAVLSKVFPTRSHTVSAQGGITCAIASADPNDDWRWHMYDTVKGGDYITDQEAAEYMCSEGPKAVFELEHMGLPFSRFENGRIYQRPFGGQSKDFGKGGQAARTCAAADRTGHALLHTLYQNNLKNQTTFLNEWYAVDLVKNANGDVVGCIAMDIETGEVVHVKAKATVLATGGSGRIYSSTTNALINTGDGIGMALRAGIPMQDMEMWQFHPTGIYGAGVLVTEGCRGEGGYLVNKDGERFMERYAPNAKDLAGRDVVARSMVMEILEGRGCGENGDHVYLKLDHLGEEVLGKRLPGIVELSKTFAHVDPAKEPIPVVPTCHYMMGGVATNVHGQAIAQDADGNDQIVNGLYAVGEAACVSVHGANRLGGNSLLDLVVFGRAAGMFIESALNEGIDYLAASDDDIEAAMRRINRWDESEGGESVPELKRALQEIMQSDFGVFRQEDNMQKGVQQLAELRERIANAYLPDKSKAFNTARVEALELDNLMEVAEATAIAALERKESRGAHSRYDYPDRDDANWLKHSMYFPAEKRLGQREVNFAPKTVDMFEPKVRTY
- the sdhD gene encoding succinate dehydrogenase, hydrophobic membrane anchor protein; the protein is MVTNITNLGRSGLSDWLVQRASAIVLALYTLFIVGYLLFSPGLDYATWSGLFAQTWMRIFSLLAFVSLSAHAWVGLWTVTTDYIKPTGIRVAAQSIIILAIFVFLVWGIQVLWGA
- the sdhC gene encoding succinate dehydrogenase, cytochrome b556 subunit codes for the protein MNSKRPVNLDLSTIQFPLPALTSIAHRITGVILFIGLIFGFWALDASLSSAEGFASVQHALAHNFLAKLIAWGLLSALAFHFVAGIKHLLMDIDIGVTLEGGVKKAQITVAVSAVLIILAGVWVW